Below is a window of Spirochaetaceae bacterium DNA.
CAGCTCCACCTGCGCCACTTCCAGGACGGCGAGCGCATCGTGCTCGAGCCGTGGCGGGCGCGCGCCTTTCCGTTGATCAAGGACCTGGTGGTGGACCGCTCCGCGTTCGACCGCGTAATCGCCGCCGGCGGCTTCGTCTCCGTCAACACCGGCAGCGCGCCGGAGGCCAACTCCCTGCCGGTAGCGCGCGCCGACGCCGACCGGGCGATGGACGCCGCCGCCTGCATCGGCTGCGGCGCGTGCGTCGCCGCCTGCAAGAACGCCGCCGCCATGCTGTTCGCCGGCGCCAAGGTCACGCAGCTCGCGCTGCTGCCGCAGGGCGCCCCGGAGCGCCGCCGCCGCGCCGCCGCCATGGTGGAGGCGATGGACGGAGAAGGCTTCGGCAACTGCACCAACGAGCGCGAGTGCGAGGGCGACTGTCCCAAGGAGATTTCGTTCGCCAACATCGCCCGCCTCAACCGCGAGTACCTCGCCGCGCGCCTTACGCGCTGACCAGGACGATCGACGGTTCGACGGTTCGACGGTTCCGCCGGGCCGCTCAGTAGCCGCTCTTGGGGAGGCGGCCGCGGATCAGGAAGTAGGCGCCGGCGAGGGCGACCACCAGGGCGGCGATGCCGACCAGGGTGAACGCGGGCTCCTTGGTGGG
It encodes the following:
- a CDS encoding succinate dehydrogenase/fumarate reductase iron-sulfur subunit is translated as MTLHLEVWRQSGPEADGGFVSYEMAEAVPDMSFLELLDVLNERLERAGEEPVAFEHDCREGICGSCGFLINGRAHGPLRGVTVCQLHLRHFQDGERIVLEPWRARAFPLIKDLVVDRSAFDRVIAAGGFVSVNTGSAPEANSLPVARADADRAMDAAACIGCGACVAACKNAAAMLFAGAKVTQLALLPQGAPERRRRAAAMVEAMDGEGFGNCTNERECEGDCPKEISFANIARLNREYLAARLTR